From Labeo rohita strain BAU-BD-2019 chromosome 18, IGBB_LRoh.1.0, whole genome shotgun sequence, the proteins below share one genomic window:
- the veph1 gene encoding ventricular zone-expressed PH domain-containing protein isoform X2 encodes MHQLFRLVLGQRDLSRAGDLFSLDDSEIEDCLSQALEEIKVISCAPDYLTNDNDQAVVEICITRITTAIRETGSIEKHGAALVSLWESCLEHNLQPQGKDEDTPHAKIASDITSCILQNYNRPPVMALAVPVAVRFLQQGNQELSRNMSSYLSLAAIAKAELLAQHTEAITCSVLGGGEPLRLSTHQ; translated from the exons ATGCACCAGCTGTTCCGTCTAGTGCTGGGACAGAGAGACCTGTCCCGTGCAGGAGACCTCTTCTCTCTGGATGACAGCGAGATTGAAGACTGTCTGTCCCAAGCCCTGGAGGAAATCAAAGTCATATCCTGTGCCCCA GACTACTTGACCAATGACAACGACCAAGCGGTGGTGGAGATCTGCATCACACGCATCACTACAGCCATTAGGGAAACCGGTTCGATTGAGAAGCATGGAGCGGCTCTTGTGTCATTATGGGAGTCTTGTCTCGAGCATAACCTCCAGCCGCAGGGCAAAGATGAAGACACACCCCATGCCAAGATCGCCTCTGACATCACCAGCTGCATCTTGCAG AATTACAACAGGCCTCCGGTGATGGCGTTAGCGGTCCCTGTGGCCGTGCGGTTCTTGCAGCAGGGGAACCAAGAGCTGAGCAGAAACATGTCCAGCTACTTGTCACTGGCTGCCATTGCTAAAGCTGAACTCCTGGCCCAACACACAGAGGCCATCACCTGCAGCGTGCTGGGAG